A window of Pectinophora gossypiella chromosome 12, ilPecGoss1.1, whole genome shotgun sequence contains these coding sequences:
- the LOC126371498 gene encoding uncharacterized protein LOC126371498 isoform X1, with protein MAATMEHISIPTFARLRYGTVIVRLKMESSSICQHTVHPVKSWSRVLQRVARCEQCSRTTKVSQYSDCDSDLVGTCRPYRTREAKSRYVNVCAAVCLLLLVGGLTPSSAAPHRTRRMDKRQTEQENETWSNPCDFNKSHINSQLKYKSQLAEDVAIQSRDTINRMMGYKDDIAELHSYSKFEDMLDIWSGTLWLRSYNDSWLEKPAFPDNKTLGKPMEEEELKKLVEDPTKVDNLLPVISKALKMVGAALQAVSEPDKKWMPDDLRNNLTMASKDVRLVLCYVSEVTRARNQRMLPLYNKEIPKYTEEREAVRDAFLIYRDTINLLEYVEELFRMMSKTDIYEKN; from the exons ATGGCAGCTACTATGGAACATATTAGCATCCCTACTTTCGCGAGGTTGAGATACGGCACTGTGATAGTAAGACTCAAGATGGAAAGTTCAAGTATTTGTCAACATACTGTTCACCCCGTGAAGAGTTGGTCGAGGGTGTTGCAGAGGGTGGCGAGATGTGAACAATGTAGTAGGACCACAAAAGTTAGCCAATATAGTGACTGTGATAGTGATTTAGTGGGAACATGTCGACCCTACAGGACGAGAGAGGCGAAAAGTA GATACGTCAACGTCTGCGCAGCAGTGTGCTTGCTGCTGCTCGTCGGAGGGCTCACACCGTCGTCGGCGGCACCGCATCGGACGCGCAGAATGGACAAGCGACAAACGGAACAGGAGAACGAGACGTGGTCCAACCCTTGCGACTTCAATAAGTCACAT ATTAATTCTCAATTAAAATACAAGTCGCAACTAGCCGAAGATGTGGCGATACAGTCTAGAGATACAATAAATAGAATGATGGGGTACAAAGATGACATT GCAGAATTGCACTCTTACAGTAAATTCGAGGATATGTTAGATATATGGAGCGGCACTCTGTGGTTACGGTCCTACAACGACTCGTGGTTAGAGAAACCTGCGTTTCCTGACAACAAGACGTTAGGGAAACCAATGGAAGAGGAGGAATTGAAGAAACTGGTG GAGGATCCAACAAAAGTAGACAACCTCCTGCCGGTGATCAGCAAGGCATTGAAGATGGTTGGTGCTGCTCTGCAAGCAGTCAGCGAACCTGACAAGAAATGGATGCCTGACGATCTTCGTAATAACCTCACTATGGCAAGCAAGGATGTACGCCTGGTTCTCTGCTATGTTAGT GAAGTAACAAGGGCACGTAACCAGAGAATGTTGCCTCTTTACAACAAGGAGATACCCAAATACACGGAAGAGAGGGAGGCGGTAAGGGATGCTTTCCTCATCTACCGAGACACTATCAACTTATTAGAATACGTCGAAGAGCTGTTCAGAATGATGAGCAAAACCGACATCTACGAGAAGAACTAA
- the LOC126371498 gene encoding uncharacterized protein LOC126371498 isoform X2: protein MDKRQTEQENETWSNPCDFNKSHINSQLKYKSQLAEDVAIQSRDTINRMMGYKDDIAELHSYSKFEDMLDIWSGTLWLRSYNDSWLEKPAFPDNKTLGKPMEEEELKKLVEDPTKVDNLLPVISKALKMVGAALQAVSEPDKKWMPDDLRNNLTMASKDVRLVLCYVSEVTRARNQRMLPLYNKEIPKYTEEREAVRDAFLIYRDTINLLEYVEELFRMMSKTDIYEKN, encoded by the exons ATGGACAAGCGACAAACGGAACAGGAGAACGAGACGTGGTCCAACCCTTGCGACTTCAATAAGTCACAT ATTAATTCTCAATTAAAATACAAGTCGCAACTAGCCGAAGATGTGGCGATACAGTCTAGAGATACAATAAATAGAATGATGGGGTACAAAGATGACATT GCAGAATTGCACTCTTACAGTAAATTCGAGGATATGTTAGATATATGGAGCGGCACTCTGTGGTTACGGTCCTACAACGACTCGTGGTTAGAGAAACCTGCGTTTCCTGACAACAAGACGTTAGGGAAACCAATGGAAGAGGAGGAATTGAAGAAACTGGTG GAGGATCCAACAAAAGTAGACAACCTCCTGCCGGTGATCAGCAAGGCATTGAAGATGGTTGGTGCTGCTCTGCAAGCAGTCAGCGAACCTGACAAGAAATGGATGCCTGACGATCTTCGTAATAACCTCACTATGGCAAGCAAGGATGTACGCCTGGTTCTCTGCTATGTTAGT GAAGTAACAAGGGCACGTAACCAGAGAATGTTGCCTCTTTACAACAAGGAGATACCCAAATACACGGAAGAGAGGGAGGCGGTAAGGGATGCTTTCCTCATCTACCGAGACACTATCAACTTATTAGAATACGTCGAAGAGCTGTTCAGAATGATGAGCAAAACCGACATCTACGAGAAGAACTAA